A portion of the Bdellovibrionales bacterium CG10_big_fil_rev_8_21_14_0_10_45_34 genome contains these proteins:
- a CDS encoding lytic transglycosylase — protein MTKYFIKSLTALTLIVTVGCSTTYRSAFNADDAPVEGDITKFSVESQLPDMDAASESDLPQEVNGQVEKWINYFTGRGRPHMERYLSRSSRYLPMMKAILVKNGLPENLVYVALIESGFNSVAHSHAGAVGYWQFIRGTGKAYGLHIDSLVDERKDFILSTEAAAKYLSGLYNLFGSWYLAIAAYNVGENRIKRLVMKHQTRDFWELVRKRGLPRETQDYVPKFIAAKHIAKDPSKFGFTDIQYMVPLQFEEIRSNHAVDLKELAKRIDVDYQEIRALNPAYRSQYAPAMGGRVVLRVPVGQKLLAQQSLEFAKATRREIAKADRGYFVSHKVRRGETLGGIARRYRTSIRAIREANNMGRKTMIRAGSVIKVPSRTYAKSGSTSDASVRKRYSKSYANTRAPSGGGAPDYKVRRGDNLTIIASKFGTSVARLRAANGLKRGQVLMAGKRLKIPGHQLSDVHTVRRGDTLYDIARRYKTSVGRLAQANGLKRRDSLHVGKKLRIP, from the coding sequence TTGACGAAATATTTCATTAAAAGTCTGACCGCATTGACACTCATCGTAACCGTCGGTTGCTCAACCACCTATCGGAGCGCATTTAATGCCGATGATGCTCCAGTCGAAGGAGATATCACAAAGTTCTCCGTCGAGTCGCAACTCCCTGATATGGATGCCGCTTCGGAGTCTGATCTTCCGCAAGAAGTGAACGGACAAGTAGAAAAGTGGATCAACTACTTTACTGGCCGCGGGCGACCTCATATGGAGAGATATCTTTCGCGCTCTTCTCGGTACCTTCCAATGATGAAAGCGATTCTGGTCAAGAACGGTTTGCCTGAGAATTTGGTTTATGTTGCTTTGATTGAATCAGGATTCAATTCGGTCGCGCACAGTCATGCGGGTGCTGTTGGCTATTGGCAATTCATACGTGGTACCGGTAAGGCATACGGTCTTCACATAGACTCACTTGTTGATGAAAGAAAAGACTTCATTCTTTCGACTGAAGCAGCGGCCAAATACTTAAGTGGTCTCTACAATTTATTTGGGTCTTGGTACTTAGCTATCGCAGCGTATAACGTTGGCGAGAATCGCATCAAGCGCTTAGTGATGAAGCACCAGACGCGGGACTTTTGGGAGCTTGTTCGAAAGCGCGGGTTGCCACGTGAAACTCAAGACTATGTTCCGAAGTTTATTGCGGCAAAGCATATTGCAAAAGACCCTTCGAAATTTGGTTTTACTGATATTCAGTATATGGTGCCTCTGCAGTTCGAGGAGATTCGCTCAAATCACGCAGTCGATCTTAAAGAGCTAGCGAAGAGGATTGATGTAGATTACCAAGAAATTCGCGCATTGAATCCAGCATATCGCAGTCAGTACGCCCCTGCTATGGGCGGGCGAGTTGTGTTGAGGGTTCCGGTGGGTCAAAAACTGCTAGCTCAGCAGTCTCTCGAATTTGCTAAAGCCACTCGGCGCGAAATTGCCAAAGCTGATCGCGGCTATTTTGTAAGCCACAAAGTACGTAGAGGCGAAACTCTTGGTGGGATAGCACGGCGGTATCGCACATCCATTCGCGCTATACGTGAAGCCAACAACATGGGCCGTAAAACCATGATTCGCGCAGGTTCGGTAATCAAGGTTCCATCTCGTACATATGCAAAAAGCGGCAGCACAAGCGATGCGAGTGTTCGCAAGCGTTACTCTAAGAGTTATGCAAACACGAGAGCTCCTAGTGGCGGTGGAGCTCCAGATTATAAAGTGCGACGCGGCGACAACTTGACGATTATTGCTAGTAAATTTGGAACTTCTGTTGCGCGTTTGCGCGCTGCTAACGGATTAAAGCGCGGGCAAGTTTTGATGGCGGGGAAGCGCCTCAAAATACCCGGGCACCAGCTTTCGGATGTTCATACAGTTCGTCGTGGCGACACGCTTTACGACATAGCCCGCAGGTACAAAACTTCTGTGGGCCGCCTTGCTCAGGCTAATGGTTTGAAGCGACGAGATTCACTTCACGTGGGTAAAAAACTTCGCATTCCTTAA
- a CDS encoding ATP-binding protein yields the protein MAQMNPFEQQQPIGGVKTILAVGSGKGGVGKSTVALNLAYSLAKVGLKAALLDADIYGPSVPRLTGTLRQKPEITADGKIIPIERGGVKLMSIGYLIEESAALVWRGPMLFKAIDQFLRDVLWGEVDVLVIDLPPGTGDVQLTLAQKVPVSGAVVVSTPQDIALSDVKRSIDMFGRVGIPVLGVVENMSYMLTPAGDRVEMFQKGEIDAYLDGRGLKKLASVPFTLELSRSCEMGIPYVSSHPNTPTSKDFTTVAEYVKSKLV from the coding sequence ATGGCGCAGATGAATCCCTTCGAACAACAACAGCCCATTGGGGGCGTTAAGACAATTCTTGCTGTTGGCTCTGGCAAAGGGGGCGTCGGCAAAAGCACTGTGGCCTTGAATCTTGCTTACTCGCTCGCAAAGGTCGGGCTCAAAGCGGCCCTACTTGATGCGGACATTTACGGACCAAGTGTACCTAGACTCACGGGAACACTCAGACAAAAACCAGAAATCACCGCCGACGGAAAAATCATTCCGATCGAACGAGGCGGGGTGAAGTTGATGAGTATCGGCTACTTAATTGAAGAAAGCGCGGCGCTCGTGTGGCGTGGGCCAATGCTCTTTAAGGCCATCGATCAGTTTTTAAGAGATGTTCTTTGGGGAGAAGTTGATGTTTTGGTGATTGATCTGCCTCCTGGTACGGGTGACGTGCAGCTAACTCTTGCCCAGAAAGTACCGGTCAGTGGGGCCGTTGTGGTTTCTACTCCTCAAGATATTGCGCTTTCTGATGTGAAGCGATCGATCGATATGTTTGGCCGTGTTGGCATTCCTGTATTGGGTGTTGTTGAGAATATGTCTTACATGCTCACACCAGCCGGCGATCGAGTTGAGATGTTTCAAAAAGGCGAAATTGATGCTTATTTAGATGGTCGAGGCCTTAAAAAGCTCGCTTCGGTGCCATTCACTCTTGAGTTGTCCCGTTCGTGTGAAATGGGCATACCCTACGTCTCAAGCCACCCCAACACACCGACATCAAAAGATTTCACCACCGTCGCCGAGTACGTGAAGAGCAAGTTGGTTTAA